The genome window CTGCGGACGCTGGACGTGCTTGATTGCAAAGAATCCGAGAGCCGAACCGCGCCTCCGGCTCCATTCACCACTTCAACGATGCAGCAAACCGCCAGTTCGTCACTGAAATTTGGCCCCAAGCAAACCATGCAACTGGCGCAACGTCTTTATGAGCAAGGCGCGATTACCTACATGAGAACGGACAGCCCCAATCTTTCGCAAGAGGCGATCCAGGCGATCCGGGCGTATTGCGAAACAAAGGGCTGGCCGCTGGTGGAAACGCCCCGCAAATGGAAATCAAAAGAGGGGGCGCAAGAAGCACATGAGGCCATTAGACCTACTCACATTGAAATTGAGGACGCCGGGGAAACGGCGGACGAAAAAGCCTTGTACCGCCTTATCCGGCTGCGTTCCCTGGCTTGCCAGTTGGAAGATGCGGTTTATGCGGTTCGGACGCTCCAACTCGGCGCGGAAATGGACGGGAAACAGGCTCTATTTGAGGCAAAGGGCCGCACTCTGCTTTCGCAAGGCTGGAAAGTTCTGGCCGATCAGGAAAATGGCCCGGATGAAGGAGCAGAAGAAGGCGAGAAAGAGCCTTTGAACCCCGTTCCGGCCATGAAGCCCGGCACAAAAGCTACGGCGCTGACGGGAACCGTCACAACGAAAAAGACCAAGCCCGCCGCCCGGTTCACGGAAGCCAGCCTTATCCGCGAACTGGAAAAACGCGGCATTGGCCGTCCGTCCACCTATGCGGCGATTATAGACACCATTTCCAGCCGGAAATACGTCACCACGGAAAAACGCTTCCTTGTGCCTACACCCCTTGGGGAAAAAATTGTTTCCGGCCTCTGCGGGCATTTTTCATTTATTGAGTACGACTTCACCCGCACAATGGAGCAATCCCTTGACGATATTGCGGAAGGGAAGGCGGAATACGGCGCTGTCATAGCTTCGGCCCATGACCAACTTTCCAGGGAAGTGCTGGAGTTTGCCAAGGCCACGGGCAAAGTCTGCGAAAAATGCGGCAAGCCTATGATTCATCGGGTGAAAAAGCCTGGCAAAGACGGCAAGGGCGGCTATGATTTTTGGGGCTGCTCTGGTTGGCCGGAGTGTAAAAGGAACGGCTAATAAAAAGGGGAGTAAGCATAATGCCTACTCCCTTTCAATTATCCAAAACAATATTCGGATCAGCGTGTTAAGTCCCCACAGCTTCACTCAAAGCCTTAAGCCCACCAAGCGTATAGGCTAACATGTCCTCCAACATACCCTCTGAAACGCCCGCTGTTTCTGGCAGCACAATCAAGCGCAGAGACTCCGGGAACATGATCATGCTGATACAGGGAATTACCACAAAGCCGGTAGCGCGTTGAAGATGCGGCGAATCTGACGGAAGCCCGGTGATTTCTTGAATCAACGCTTTGAGCTTGTCCGCTTTGGGCAGTACCGTTGTACTCATTGCCCTGGTGACAAAAGGCGACGGCGAAACCATTTCCCGCATATACACCTTGATACCCCAAAGTTCGGAAGATGAAGCCGCAGTTTTAATCATCCGGCTAAAAAATGCCCGGAGCTTATCTTCCGGGGCGATGTCGGATAAGAGGATCTCGTCCAGATCCTCCAGACTGACCATCTGCCGGTGGGCTTCCACCAGCACTTCCTCATACAGACTTTCTTTCCCGCCAAAATAGTAATTCACGGCTGCGCTGTTGGCTTCGGCCCGTTCGCAGATTTCTTTGCTTGTAGCCTCGGCAAATCCGCGCTCGGCAAATACTTGTCCGGCAGCCTCAAGAATAATGCCCCGAGTTGAAAGGCCGTCTCGCCGTTGGTTGCGCCTGGGGCGCTTCATAAAATCGATTGTGGTGTTCATGGCATTTTTTTAGCGGAGGTTTTTGCAAATGTCAAATTAAAAAATTAAAGTTAAATTTGAATTTGACATATGAATTTAATTATCATACTGTCCACTCAAGACAGCAGGAAAGCTTGTCTGTTTAGGTTGAAAAATCGCAGAGAAAGGAGCCGCTGCATGCACAAGGCAATAAAGGCAGTAGTATTATTGGTGATAATTGTCGGGATTGGCCTGGTTGCTTGGTATTTTATCGCTTCGCCAAAGGCAACCGGACTCGTACTCTACGGAAACGTGGATCAGCGACAGGTTGAACTGGCTTTCATCGACTCTGAGCGCGTTGAAGCCATTCTTGTCCAGGAAGGTGAAGAGGTTCAGCCGGGGCAAGTTCTTGCCCGTCTTGAAACCAGGCGGCTTCGGGACAAAATTACCGTGCTTGAAGCGCAGGTCGCATCCGCAGATGCCGCTTTATTGAGACTTAGAAACGGCACCAGGCCGGAAGAAATCGACCAGGCCAGAGCGGCGGTTGCTTCCGCCCAGGCGGAAGTTGCGTTCGCCGAGGCCCAGTATAAGCGTTACAACGATATTTGGCAGAAATCCTCAGGTCAGGCCGTGAGTAAGCAAGATGTGGACGAGGCCAGGCTTCAACTGAATGTTTCCCGCGCAAAGCTGGTCGAAGCTCAAAAAGGGCTGCGTCTGGCTGAAATCGGCCCCCGTGATGAAGATATTGTCGAAGCGGAAGCTGTTCTTCAAGAGCGGCAGCGTAGTCTGGTTGAACTGCGTAACCAGCTTGACGATGCGGAATTAAAGAGTCCCTCCCTTTCTGTGGTCAACCGCCGCCTCTTGGAACCTGGCGATATGGCTTCTCCTCAAAGAGCCGCATTTTCACTTGCCGTACTTTCTCCCAAATGGGTTCGGGCCTACGTTTCAGAAACCGATCTGGGGCTTATCCGTCAAGGCATGAGTGCGTCCATTTATACCGATAGTCACCCTGATGAGGCTATTACCGGCACTGTGGGCTTCATATCATCAGTTGCAGAGTTCACCCCCAAGGCTGTTGAAACCACGGAACTGCGCACGTCACTGGTCTACGAAGTACGGATATATGTTGAAGACCCCAAGAATCGCCTACGCCTTGGGATGCCAGCCACAGTGCATTTTCCAGGCGTAGCACAATAGTTAATTGGAGCCGAACATGCAGGACATGCTTTTTGCTGAAAATGTAAGCAAGTCATTCAAGCTAAAAACCGGGCAAGTGCTGGCCGCTCTGGATTCGGTTTCGTTCAGCGTTCAGCCCGGCGGCATCGCCGCGTTGGTTGGCCCTGACGGTTCCGGCAAGAGCACTTTGCTGCGCATTGTGGCCGGTCTTTTGCGCCCGAACTCCGGAAAGCTCTTGTTTGATGGCTACGAAATCGGCGGAAAGAATTCAGAGCTACAGGCACAAATCGGTTACATGCCGCAAAAGTTTGGCCTGTATGAAGATTTGACCGTACAGGAAAACCTTGACCTGTATGCGGATTTGAAAGGTGTAGGGCTTGATGAGCGTGAAGAACGGTATAAAGAACTTTTGGCCATGTCCGCCATGGAGCCGTTCAGGCAGCGCCTGGCTGGCAAACTTTCCGGCGGCATGAAGCAAAAGCTCGGTCTGATCTGTACCTTGATTTCTCCCCCCAAATTGTTGCTTCTGGACGAACCTACTGTTGGAGTCGATCCGCTTTCAAGGCGTGAACTTTGGGAAATTGTGGAGCGCCTTACCAGCGGATCAGGCATGTCTGTCGTTGTCAGCACGTCATACCTTGATGAAGCGGCCATGTGTGATGAAGTTGTGTTGCTGTTTGAGGGAAAGACCCTGGCGCGGGGTACTCCGGAGTTTATTAGGCAAAAGACTGAGGACATGAGCTATCTGGCGAAGCCAGTCATTGGCGATAGCCCACGTTCTTTACAGGCGAGACTTCTCGGCGCTCCAGGCATCATTGACGCCGTGCCGCAAGGTGGGGCGGTAAGGTTCATACACGGCCCTTTGACGGATGGGCAAAACCAATTTTTACACGGCCTCTTGCGCGGTGCTGCAATAAGCAAGGTTCCCGCCAGCCTTGAGGACAGTTTTATGTTATTGCTGCGCACACATATGCAGGTGCCGGAAAATTCAGGGAATGCAGTCTCTTCCTCTCTGCCGCCCGAAGACAATTCCGACCCTTTGCGCAGCGCTAATGGCTCCCCCAAGTCCACATAC of uncultured delta proteobacterium contains these proteins:
- a CDS encoding DNA topoisomerase I, plasmid — translated: MCAKLLILESPGKVKKVQEILGPGWKVAASVGHVRDLPVKEMGVAAPDFKPKYTPTDRGKDVLSRLAGMVKNAEEVFLATDPDREGEAIAWHLQDALKLKNAKRVTYTEITEAAIRAALSAPRSIDMALVAAQEGRRVLDRFCGYMVSGPLSNATGEKLSAGRVQSPAVRLVVDREKEIKAFSSTTHYGAELTFENVDNITDGWKAALLVKPWLEEGQEYLLEKSLAEKAAALRTLDVLDCKESESRTAPPAPFTTSTMQQTASSSLKFGPKQTMQLAQRLYEQGAITYMRTDSPNLSQEAIQAIRAYCETKGWPLVETPRKWKSKEGAQEAHEAIRPTHIEIEDAGETADEKALYRLIRLRSLACQLEDAVYAVRTLQLGAEMDGKQALFEAKGRTLLSQGWKVLADQENGPDEGAEEGEKEPLNPVPAMKPGTKATALTGTVTTKKTKPAARFTEASLIRELEKRGIGRPSTYAAIIDTISSRKYVTTEKRFLVPTPLGEKIVSGLCGHFSFIEYDFTRTMEQSLDDIAEGKAEYGAVIASAHDQLSREVLEFAKATGKVCEKCGKPMIHRVKKPGKDGKGGYDFWGCSGWPECKRNG
- a CDS encoding hypothetical protein (Evidence 5 : No homology to any previously reported sequences), whose product is MIFGAALVGRSVKGTANKKGSKHNAYSLSIIQNNIRISVLSPHSFTQSLKPTKRIG
- a CDS encoding conserved hypothetical protein (Evidence 4 : Homologs of previously reported genes of unknown function); translation: MNTTIDFMKRPRRNQRRDGLSTRGIILEAAGQVFAERGFAEATSKEICERAEANSAAVNYYFGGKESLYEEVLVEAHRQMVSLEDLDEILLSDIAPEDKLRAFFSRMIKTAASSSELWGIKVYMREMVSPSPFVTRAMSTTVLPKADKLKALIQEITGLPSDSPHLQRATGFVVIPCISMIMFPESLRLIVLPETAGVSEGMLEDMLAYTLGGLKALSEAVGT
- a CDS encoding conserved exported hypothetical protein (Evidence 4 : Homologs of previously reported genes of unknown function), with product MHKAIKAVVLLVIIVGIGLVAWYFIASPKATGLVLYGNVDQRQVELAFIDSERVEAILVQEGEEVQPGQVLARLETRRLRDKITVLEAQVASADAALLRLRNGTRPEEIDQARAAVASAQAEVAFAEAQYKRYNDIWQKSSGQAVSKQDVDEARLQLNVSRAKLVEAQKGLRLAEIGPRDEDIVEAEAVLQERQRSLVELRNQLDDAELKSPSLSVVNRRLLEPGDMASPQRAAFSLAVLSPKWVRAYVSETDLGLIRQGMSASIYTDSHPDEAITGTVGFISSVAEFTPKAVETTELRTSLVYEVRIYVEDPKNRLRLGMPATVHFPGVAQ
- the ybhF gene encoding putative transporter fused subunits of ABC superfamily: ATP-binding components (Evidence 3 : Function proposed based on presence of conserved amino acid motif, structural feature or limited homology; Product type pt : putative transporter), with product MQDMLFAENVSKSFKLKTGQVLAALDSVSFSVQPGGIAALVGPDGSGKSTLLRIVAGLLRPNSGKLLFDGYEIGGKNSELQAQIGYMPQKFGLYEDLTVQENLDLYADLKGVGLDEREERYKELLAMSAMEPFRQRLAGKLSGGMKQKLGLICTLISPPKLLLLDEPTVGVDPLSRRELWEIVERLTSGSGMSVVVSTSYLDEAAMCDEVVLLFEGKTLARGTPEFIRQKTEDMSYLAKPVIGDSPRSLQARLLGAPGIIDAVPQGGAVRFIHGPLTDGQNQFLHGLLRGAAISKVPASLEDSFMLLLRTHMQVPENSGNAVSSSLPPEDNSDPLRSANGSPKSTYRCPADPIDHPLSNGHVGEDAGEPIIETKNVSRLFGDFIAVNDVSFSVYPGEVFGLLGPNGAGKTTTFRMLCGLLPASKGTLHVAGVDVREAREEARRRLGYVAQKFSLYGPLNVRENMDFFAGAYGLRGQIKNRRIQAMIEEFSLERQLQMPAESLPGGYKQRLAMAVGLLHEPVILFLDEPTSGADPLARRDFWKRISRLADQGVTIVVTTHFMEEAEYCDRILIQDSGIMLALGTPEEIRAQAERKPGIEPTMEDAFIDIVARARAEKKEKAA